The genomic region tgtgaactctcttctaatcgttcacttcattggccgtgttgtaccaagacatatttgtatgaagtaaacaataacatcagttagccaaatcaaaaaatatattatacagagaatggagacaatcaataaaaaatcttgaaatttttttgATCGACTAGTAGTTTAGAAAAAGGCAGAAACGACTTGCTGCGGCCGTGAGCGGTGAGCCGAAGGGGGCAGCCTGAAACTTCTGGGCCCACGGTAACGACGGCCCTCATGCCAGAGTTGGTGCTGGGCCGAAAGCCGCATTGTTTGAGGCCCATAAAatgaatttggggtttaaaattGTAAATCGACGTTACATATTGGTTCTCAGCTCGTTATTTACATCATTTAATAAACAAAAAGGTTGGAGATAGATCGATATATAGAAGACGCAATGAAATATATTTTTTGACCACGGCATCACCTGTTtacatatgatgatgatgataccgTAGCATTAATTCCTCGGGCAGAGAAAGGTTGCTGCACCATTCTGACCTCCTTAATGAACCAGCATACCTGACAAGTACTCCAATTCCATGGCCTGTCATTGTTGATGTCAGGTGATTTTACTGACAGTACTACACAACCGTCTCAGTGTCTGTCTGGAGTCAGTCTTTTTTACCATTGGCCGGTGATCATCGTCAGTAGTGCTCTGCTGCCGCTAGTATCACTGCATATCAGGCTGGCTGTTATCATCTGGCAAGCCATGAAGTGACAATCTTACTGACAGCTCTCTTTCTTTCTTGTTTTCTCGGTACTAATCCATTTCACACAGATCTTGCAGCATCGAGCAATACAATCTACACCGACAAGTGTCAAACAAGTACTAGCATGACTTGACTAATGGTGGACTAAAGTGGCTCGGCTAGCCGGTCGTACATGTGTTTTCTTCACTACCAATCCAATCTGGAACTGGTAGTAGCAACGTCAACGACTCAATTTAGAGACGACTCCTCCTAGTGCCACTGAAAACCTCACAATTCACACGACTCCTAACCACACATCACTTCCACGTGGGCTCACGCGCGCCGGGCCCCCACCAGCCAGCGTCCCAAACCCGCGTGTCCGCGCACGCCGCCAAAAGCAGTCGCGCCCAGGCTAGCACTAGCGCGGCGCCGGGCCAGGCCAACCCACGTGCCGCCCCCGCGGGCCACTCGCCGCTGGGCCCAGGGCCCTCCACCCCAACCCCACACCACCACCCACCGGACGCGTCGGTCGGCCCCACGTGGAGGGTACACGCCGTGTCGGGCGGCGTGGACCTGGTGGGGCCCAGCGGTGAGCGGAACGCACACGCCGCTCCCCTCCTCCCTCCTTTCTCCTCTGCTGTGCTGCCTGCCCCGCTCGCCTTTTTTTTGGTTGCCCCGCGTTGTTTTGCGCATAGGACCCTGTGCTTTTTCCATATACTTCGGTAATGGAGCGGTTCCAGATGGTCGTCGGTCAACTTTTCCATCCCCAGCCTCCCTGCTGCAGGCGCCGGTGAATGGATGGACCGAGCTCGGACTCGATTCTTTTTACCGGCAGGTCAATTGGTACCGACAAGCCCACACCAGAAATGTTCAGGGTGTAATCTGCAAACAAAAAGACAAGACATGTCCTTTCCTTAATCCCTACTCGCTTCCAGACTGCCCCCTCCTCGAGCCCTCGCCCGCGTTCGCCCCCGGCTGGGATCACCGCGCGTTTGCCGGCGCCATGGCCGTCGCAGTCGCCGTCGCCAGCCAAAATCCACTAGCAGCGCGTAACCTCCTGCCGATCTAGGTTGGTGCGCGCTACCGCTTCCCTCCCCTTCTGCTCCCCGTCGACGCCATCTCCTCAGCCCCAGATTGCATCTCCCTCTTCTTCCTCTGGTTCTTTCGGCCCGGGCAGAATgcctcttttttttcttcttcttcttactCGCAGGCTGCGGGCTTATGCTCGAAGGCGCGATCTTTACGCTCGGAGTGGCTTCGTTTCAGGAGACGGGGGATTTCTTCTCGCCCTTTTCCTCGCCTTGCGGCTGCGGAATACCGGGGCCGGCCTGGATTTGCTCGAGAGTGAGAGGAAGGCGTAACAGTGTGAAGGAGGCGCGGGGGACAATATGGCTGCGGAAATGGTGAAAGCGGCGACGAGCGACAAGCTCAAGGAGATGGATTGGGCAAAGAACATCGAAATCTGCGAGCTCGTGGCGCAGGATCCTGGGTATGCTTGCCATCCCCCCTCCTGTTTTTTTTCCCTTTCGGAACCATTGGTTACCGAGTAGCATTGCAACTTTTGCTGGCTGAAGCCTGTGACGATGAATTCGCCCTTACCGTCACGATTTCTTTCCGGAGAATCGATCTGGGAGCGATATCAGTTTCTCGTTGCCAGTTGGCTAtgattttttttcttgttgcacaTAAGTCGTGGCTCGTGGGTTGCCATTTGGAAAAGGGTGGGTTTTTTTTTGTTCACTTGAATGATGTGTTGATTTTCTGTTTCCTGTCACTGCCACCAGGAAAGCGAAGGATGTGATCAAGTCTGTAAAGAAGTGTATAGGGAGCAGGAGCAAGACCACTCAACTCTTTGCTGTTATGGTGAGTTGTTTTCACAGAAGCAGCCCTCCTGGATCCTGATTCCACCATCAACTATTCAACTGGCGCGCTATAGTTATCTAGATGACTATGATAGACACAGGAACATATTTGTTCTTTATTTGATCATGGATCATAGACATGTAAAGAAGGAATGGCGACCTGTACTTTTTGCTCACGCAGCCACCCACAATGGAAAAGTCGACGAAGGAAAAAAGAGCCACTCTTGCTAATGTTTACTGCTCATTTGATGTAAAAGGGGGCATGGAAGTACTTCACACGTTTTCTTGTCTGCTGGGAtgattctttgctttatttatgtcttGATTTTTTTAAACTCTTATTTTAGGTCTTGGTCCTGATGTCACTGTACCTAAATGGCCTATCATTTCTCATATGTTTTTAAATTAATTAGCTCACATTACATAATGTGCGAATGTGTTTTTATGGTTAAGCTATAGTCTTGATTCAGATTCACTTCTATTTGATTCAGCTATTGGAGATGCTTCTGAATAATTGCGGAGAGCCTGTCCATAGGCAGGTCATTGATAATGGCCTTCTTCCAATACTTGTGAAGATAGTGAAGAAAAAGGTAACTTATTTTTCACTGAATTTATTATGGCAATTGTGAAACCTGTTCTCATTTGGAACTTCACCAATTGGTCTTGACGTAACACACTATCTTGGTTGCAGACGGATTTACCAGTTCGAGAAAAAATATTTCTTCTGTTAGATGCAACACAAACATCCCTTGGTGGAGCTAAAGCAAGGTTCCCTCAGTACTATGAGGCATACTATGAGTTGGTGGTAGGTATCATATTTGCAGCTGAGAATTTTCCTTGATTCCCTTTGTTTATTCCCATGTATTTGTGTTGAGAATTTTGGTAGCGCTATGTTTAACTGTTGGTGCATTTATTCCTTTTACTAGATGTTTTTTTCCTGCTCAACTGAAACACATGTGCAAATTGTTTGTCAATTTATTTATAAATATGTGAAGACTCATAAAAATGTTGTACATACTTCTGTGGTGCTGTTGTTTGCTTGGTGGTTGCAAGATTTATTCCTTAACCACTTCTATGGCTCCAATATCTGCAGCACATTCCTTCTCTTGAACATATTATTTTGTTGTTAGCTTACAATAGAAAGTAGCTGTTTTTGGTTCTTGCAGTGTTTATTATGATATATAGCTGAAGCTATCATTTATCTTGCCTCCATAGTCTGCTGGTGTGCAATTTTCAAATCGGCCAAATGTTCTTGTCACACGAGCAGAAGTGCCAGTCCCAGAAACGAGAACAGAACCAAATAATGAAAGTTTATCGACCCGTTTGACTGAAGCTCAACAGGAAGTGCACACTCAGCCTGTTCCTGATGCAAGGTACTTTCTTGGCATTGAAATGCTAATCTTGAACTGTGTGGTACATTTCAATCATctcgagttttttttttttttgaaattttgGTGCCTCTATTCCTTTTGGTTTGTATGTCCTGTTATTGTTGCAAGGTTAACTAGCCTATTAACATCCTAACATGTCAAAAAGTTTGTACTgctcattcttttcttttttttggtCAATAGATTTTTGGCGAACATGCCTTGATGCTACATTGCTAATTTGCTATGAGTCACTatgatgatatattgcatgcggcAATGCCATGTGGTTGAATAACCATTAGCACGCAGTTTGTTTTAGCTTTTGATTTACTTTTGCAATTGCAGTGTCACTTGGTAATGTTATGTgttgttttctttttttctattccATGATATTTATACATCATCATACATCTCTTCTGGGTGGAACCTATGACATGATGACCTCAGGATGCCATAGTTAGCATCTGTGATGCACTGATACCTTTCATTATTGATTTAATACTTAGAATAATATAACTGGATCTGGATGCGGCAAATTTTGCCTCGTCTTTATGGACTGTAATTCATATGTTCTAACAGCGTATTTTGATGTTTTTTCAGTATAGTCCAGAAAGCCTCTAGTGTCATGGAAGTATTGAGGGATGTGCTTAATTCTATGGATCCTAGGCACCCTGAGGTATGTGTTAAATTAATATCTGCAACAACAccaaagccttttagtcccaaacaagttggggtaggctagagttgaaacctaATGGAAAACCACAAGTCAAGGTTCTGTTAAATTAATATCCACATCATCAATATATCTGTATCCTTCTCAATTTTGCTTGTTGGATTTTTTTGCACCTCTCTATCCTCTTGCTGTGTAGCTAAAATGCTTTTACTCTTTATAACTTATGCCCTAGCGCTGTGTTCTTGTAGGGAGCAACGGATGAATTTGTGTTGGATCTTGTCGAGCAATGTACGTTTCAGAAGCAACGAATAATGCACCTTGTTATGACATCAAGGTACGGGTCCGGTTTTATTACTGTTGCTTTGGATGGTGTTGGAATATCTGTGCACATCTATCACCTTTTTGTTACTTGTCGCTGTCTGCTACAGTCACACTGATGTTTTGTGCCGCCCCTATTATTTGCTAGGGATGAAACACTGGTATCACAAGCTATAGAGCTAAATGAAGAGCTACATAAGGTTCTCGTCCGGCATGACGCGTTGCTTTCAGTTCATCCGACAACAGCAGTAGCTTCTAATATaaaggaagaagaggaggaagaggaTGCTGAAAGTCTCTATCGGAGGTAGGACCGATCATGCACCATTTTCTTTCAGAACGGTGGTATGCAGCCTCTTACAGAATTCTATCCTTACTAAAACAGACTGCGGAAGGGGAAGGCGCTGTCGCAGGACTACACAGATGACCTGGTGCCGTCGTTCCGATCCATGCCCGAGGACAAGCTGCGGCGGCCGCTGACCATCCAATCGCCTCACCCCGACAAGAGACTGGGTGCGCTGAACATCCGCTCGCCGGACCGCGAGGAACCGAGACTTGATCCTGCTCCGCTGATCCCGCCGCCGCCCGCAAAGCACGCCGAGAGGGAGAGGTTCTTCCGAGAGAAGAGCATCGACGGTGTGGCCAGCCTTCCGGGCCACATGAGGGGCCTGTCGCAGCACAGCCGGGACGGCAGCAGCTCGTGTAGCGGCAGCACTGATTACGGCGACTGAAAGGGGAGGggtgagcagcagcagcagtacataTAGGGTTCCCCTTCTTGGGGCTGGTCTCACACTTGGTCAGGCCAGGCAGGCGATACATTGGTGTTGTGCCGGAGTTTGGATCGTCGGCGTCTCCTTCATGCTGACCTGTGTACACTTGTCTTGGTAGCATTTTGTTCATTTTTCATATTTTCCCTTTGGCTGATATGACATTACTGGGAGGCCGTTGTGTTGGTGTGGCGTTGTGGGTTCTTTCCCTTTGAGGTCTCTATAGATGATTGTGATCTACTGCATGGGGGTATGCTTGGGTCTGAAGCATTGCTGTGACTTTACCCTTTTGGCTTTCTGCTCCTGTGTGTGGTGTATCACTTGGAGGTCTGTCAGAGGCGTGCGTGCTGCAGCTATTCAGTAGATTCAGACTGCTGCTGCCGGCCACAGGGCACCAAAGTGGTCGGTCGTTGTCTTTGGGAAAAGCTACTGTGCAACGCATGCCAGAAACCCACTTTGAGCTGTCTATAGATCGAAAAAaatcaagaaagagttcaaaggcagCAGAGACTGGCTAACTTATAAGAGGACCGCTTTTTTTTACCATATTTTAAAAACTCTGCAATTTTAGCCTAATGATTTCTATAGGGAAAAGTCcaattcatctccttcaagtatcACGGTCATCCGATTTTGCTCCTTGAAACCAGTTTCTTTTGACCCACTCGATTCTTAATATCTTTTGTTTTTGCACCTTGAGGTCTTATTTGATTATTCTCATTACACATAGATTGGATAAGATTGAAAAAattaagaagtttgacttgtttgagatttaaattcattcaatctcattcaatccacatggattgagagctaaccgaacaagaacAAGCCCTGAGTGGTTTTGATATAATTCTGCTGATGTGCCATATCAGCAGAGTAAATTATACTAAGTTGAAAGTTAGCAAAATAAATTAGACAAAGTTGAAAGTTTAGGAAGGCAAACTGGATAAAAAAAATATTTTAATTATGAACTAGTTTTAGATCCCCTCTCTAAAATCATGTTCTATCTTATATTCTTATGATGCCTGGATTGAATTTCTATGGACTCATTTTTACGCTTAATTGCTAGAGATGCTCTAGTTATCTATTATAATTAGCTTATGTTCATGACTATGTAGAAGCGCTAGTGGAGCATCGTCGGAATTATATTGGCCATTGTATGCCATGCACCCTTTCGTGGTTTCGAAGGAGGACAATAGATTTGTGTTCGGTGGGATGCAAGCGTGGACTCACTTTTAAATGGTAGATCACGAAGACTCGAGCAAAGAACTGAGACAATGGGTTATACTCAGTCGTTCGTCGCGTCTCGCAGACTCACTCGACGGGGACTTGGTCGTTCGCCCCATCTCGCAGACTCGCTCGGTTGCCTGACATTGAGTTGGTCGGCAGAGAGTTGGTTGGTCGGTCCGCCTTGCAGAGTTGGTCGGTGGAATTGGGCACCTTCCGGTGCATCGCCCCAGACGCCCTCGGGCAGAGTCGGAATACGCTGCTCATCCAGGGTTGGCTTCGGGTGAGCCGTGGCTGCGTCTCCCGCTCGATGTTGACCTCGGACGAGACGTGACTGCGTCTCCTGcccggggttggcctcgggcaagccgtgactgcgtctcccaaCCGAGGTTGCCCTCGGGCAAGTAGTGATTGCTTATCCTACCCGTGGttggcctcggacgagtcgtGACTTGGGTCCCTTGTGCCTTGGTAAGGTTGAGAGCGTCTTTCCTTATGACCCCTTCTTGCTTAAGCGTCTAGGCACTTTAGGGCTGTGATCTGGGTACCCCTTATTAtgatacccgacagtagcccccgagccttcgtGTGGCTTCCTTGCCAAGGGTCAGAAGCCCGAGTGCGCGCAAGCACATCAATATGATATAGCACCAGAGCCCCGAGTAATCCGTTGAGGGTTGCTTGGGGGTTTATTTGGTTCCTGGTGAAGCCATAGGCCTGTCTTTTGCCAACCTCTTCTGACCTCCTAGCTGTGTCGGATGTATGGAGAATGGAGGGAGGGCAGGACTGTGTCTGTGTGAATGTCCACAAAATGGAGTGAGAATCACGACCCAGTTCGGCCCatttaaggccttgttcgtttacgcCAGATTACatccggaatcgttccagctaatcaaagtttatataaattagagaagtaatccggtTAGAAATCGTTCCGATCCACTAATCCCGCAAACGAACAATGACTAGGGCCTTGTattggattggtgggtcggaacgattcctaaccgggTTGCTTctttaatttatataaactttgattagctggaacgatttcgGGTACAATCCGACAGAAACGAACGAGACATAAGTAGGATCCATTCTGACCAGTTATCCTCAAGCTCACGGTCACGTATTCCGTAATGAATACGCTACCAGTGTTGGGttagactgtctccagcaacgtcctctatatacatcctctatatccgtcctttacagttttctctaaaagattccatctcctatatctactttctctccaacaacgtcctctaaatcacgtcctctatatgtaaatacctatattaaagacatttttaattttttaatttttgtacatacgtatttgtcatactttcaaatgtattgtacatattttagttttattaaaTCGGTTGTTTAATCtattcaaatagatagagaatcgtttagagaaactctacatatagaggatccggcagcgttctctaaatttagaggactgtttagaggacgttgctggagggagtagaggacgtcctcgtcctctaaatttagggtacagAACCCTTTAGAGCTCCTTGCTGGAGCTAGTCTTACGGGTAGCGTGCAACATCGGACATGTGCGCTTTCTCCGCCTTTCCTCTCGTCTCCTCGTCCGTTGGGGGCTCGGGCGCTCGGCTGGATCCATTTCGCGTGGCGCGCGCGGTCGACGGGAGGTCCCAGCCAGCCAGCGAGAGAGGGAGCCGGGGCCGGGCGGGGCGGCACCTCGCGAGATGGCGGCGGAAGCGGACGACCCGTCGCTGGCGGCGACCCTGGAGAAGTTCCGCCTCTACGAGACGCGCGCGGTGAGCACCTCACCACACCACCTGCCTCCTGGTTCCCCACCTCCATCCGAGTGGAATCGCTCATCCGCCCAGGTTGCTTGCTGGAACGCAGAGGTTCTACGTGATCGGGAGCTCGCGGGAGAAGCGCTGGTTCCGGGTGCTCAAGATCGACCGCTCCGAGCCCTCCGAGCTCAACGTAAGCGAGGACCCCGTCTGGTACTCGCTGCAGGAGGTCAAGAGCCTCCTCCAGCGGATCGACGAGGGCAACCGATCCACCGGGGGCCTCGCCTTCGTCACCAAGGCATACGGCATCGCAGGTTGGCCCCCTAGTCCCTTTTCTCAGTTGCATTCATTGTTCATGCACCTACCTCTGTTGCTCTGTATTGGAAAATTGGATTATCAACACTAGTTAGATCGCAGCTTCTCTCGTAGGCTATACTTCTCCTTAGATAAGATAGACAGTATTAGTTTTTTTGGGGTTGGTGGGTGGGGGTATAAATACAGTAGTTCATCAGATGTGTTCTGTTCGGAATTCCATAATGTTCCCTTTCAACGAATAAGGTGACCAGAGAATGCCAGGGATTCATTTTCATTGCAGAACTACTTCACAATGAAGATAACTCGGACACCCTGTGTTACCAATGTCCCTTGCATCTCTTGCTAACAGTTGGAATGTTGCTCAGTGCTTTACTGATATGAGTTTCACATTCAAATGCTAGGATTCGATTCGTTTGATCAGGATGGTTCAAGGAGGGTGGGAGGGATGCCGTTTATGTACCTTATGTTTTTTTCTCAAGTTAGTCACTATTTTTTCCACACTGCTAAAGACCAAATTTCATTACCAAAGCAACAAAATTACAGAGTTTTAGCGAGTAGCAAAGATGAATATGAAAACGAGAAACTAAACCCAGCATGCCCATGAAGTTGATAACAGAGGGATCCGCCCCAAGAATGGAAACTACCGCTACGACTGATGTGAAATGCAGCAACGACCAAAAGGTCACCCAAGGCCACTCTCAGGAGTTCCATACAGAGCTCCAGCCCAGACGGCATGCAGGCCCAGAAACGATGCTACCAACAAACGGCACCAGCTGGCGATCCTCTTGTTTCTGCAGCTCCAGCTCTTTCTTGTGGAAGAACAAGGCGTCTTCGCAGCTTACACTCGCAAAACTTGCGTCTCCAGCTCTCCCTTCAGCAAACCTGCCCAATAATTCAGGAAGGAGCAAATCATACAAACAATTTCAGTAGGAGATTTGATTTCCTTGTTATCAAAACAAACACACAGTGTTTTTGCATTTCCAAATTGCCCAACAGATCGCTGCCAACCCCATAGCATATACTTCTGTGCAAAAGGCACAAGTAACATCACCCTGCCATTTACATTTGCTCAAGTTATCTTTAGTGAGGATGGGATTTTGAAGGACCAACCACATGAAGACCTTGACTTTTAAGGGTATCTTAGatttccaaaaaaaaaaaaaaattgaAGTTACACCCAAACTCATGCAGCCATGCTAGCAGAGATGTCTATAAGTTGATCTCACAGAAAAACTGCCAGTCTTTTCCCATTTCCAGATAGTTCTGCCATTCTCATTATTGATATTATATCTATGTACAATATCCTGTAAGCTTCTTAGTTGGTTTTGTAAGTCCTCATGAAGTTAGTCACTATTGACTACACTCGAACTACAGCCTTGCGCTTGTTCTCAAGATTCTTGTTTCGTTTTGCTATGTAGGTTGCATCAAGTTCCTGGAGTCATACTACCTGATTTTAGTCACCAAACGCCGTCAAATCGGTTGCATTTGCGGGCATGCTATATATTGTATAGATGAGAG from Zea mays cultivar B73 chromosome 6, Zm-B73-REFERENCE-NAM-5.0, whole genome shotgun sequence harbors:
- the LOC100282912 gene encoding TOM1-like protein 5 isoform X1; amino-acid sequence: MAAEMVKAATSDKLKEMDWAKNIEICELVAQDPGKAKDVIKSVKKCIGSRSKTTQLFAVMLLEMLLNNCGEPVHRQVIDNGLLPILVKIVKKKTDLPVREKIFLLLDATQTSLGGAKARFPQYYEAYYELVSAGVQFSNRPNVLVTRAEVPVPETRTEPNNESLSTRLTEAQQEVHTQPVPDASIVQKASSVMEVLRDVLNSMDPRHPEGATDEFVLDLVEQCTFQKQRIMHLVMTSRDETLVSQAIELNEELHKVLVRHDALLSVHPTTAVASNIKEEEEEEDAESLYRRLRKGKALSQDYTDDLVPSFRSMPEDKLRRPLTIQSPHPDKRLGALNIRSPDREEPRLDPAPLIPPPPAKHAERERFFREKSIDGVASLPGHMRGLSQHSRDGSSSCSGSTDYGD